The genome window TATCGCAACGCGAAAAATGTCGGTTATTATATGATAGGCAAGGGCGCGCTGTCCCAGTTGGGCGATCTGCTGACCACCCGCCGCGAGGCGCAGGACGGACCGGCGGTGTTCTTTTTGGATCATTACTTTGAAGGCAAAAATCTGGCGGAGCGCCTGCCCGTGGAGCACTGGGACATGGTGGTTTACGTGGACACCACGGAAGAACCCACCACGGACAGCGTGGACGGCTACACCGCCCGGGTCAGGGAATTTCTGGACGGCAAGACGCCCTGCGCCCTGCTGGCCTTTGGCGGCGGTTCCACGCTGGACACCTGCAAATGCGTGGGCAATCTGCTGACCAATCCCGGCAAGGCCGAGGATTATCAGGGCTGGGAGCTGGTCAGGCATCCCGCGCCCTACAAAATCGCCGTGCCCACCCTGTCCGGCACGGGCTCGGAAACCTCGCGCACCGGCATCATCTGCAATGAGGCCAAGAACCTCAAACTGGGCATGAACAGCGACTACACCATGTTCGATCAGGTGCTTCTGGACCCGGACCTGACCGCCGGCGTGCCGCGCAACCAGTATTTTTATACGGGCATCGACACCTACATGCACTGTTTTGAAAGCCTTTCCGGTTCCTACCGCAACGTGGTGGTGGATTCCCTGGCGGAAAAGGCCATCGACATCTGCAAGCGGGTCTTTCTTTCCGACGACATGATGAGCGACGAAAACCGCGAACTGCTGATGATCGCCTCCTTCCTGGGCGGCATGGCCGCCGGTTTCGTGGGCGTGGTGCATCCCATTTCGGCGGGCCTGAGCATGGTGCTGCACATGCACCACGGCCTGGCCAACTGCTACGCCCTGTCCGTGCAGGAAGACATCTACCCCACGGAATACCGGGATTTTATGACCATGATCGAACGTCAGGGCATCGACCTGCCCAAGGGCATCTGTCGGGGCCTGACCGACGCGCAGTACACGGCCCTGTACGAAGCCAGCATCGTGCATGAAAAACCCCTGACCAACCGTCTGGGCCCGGACTTCAAGAAAATTCTCACCAAAGAAAACGTGATTGAGCGTTTCAAGCGGATGTAGGTATTTGGCTCCGGCGGGCACGCCCGGCCATGGCGCGGGAGTGACGGCGTGCGCATGCTGATGGTGCTGGGCAATTGCGTCGCGGAACGTCTGGCCGGGCTGCTGGCCGGGTATACCCCGTTGCGCGGGAAATGGAATGTCCTCCCGGTCCCTGTAATCCAGCGGGTGCAGGTCGGGGCGGAAACCGACGCTCTGGCCGCGCGGGCGGCGCGTTGCGATCTGGTGTTCAGCCAGCCTC of Desulfovibrio porci contains these proteins:
- a CDS encoding iron-containing alcohol dehydrogenase family protein, giving the protein MYRNAKNVGYYMIGKGALSQLGDLLTTRREAQDGPAVFFLDHYFEGKNLAERLPVEHWDMVVYVDTTEEPTTDSVDGYTARVREFLDGKTPCALLAFGGGSTLDTCKCVGNLLTNPGKAEDYQGWELVRHPAPYKIAVPTLSGTGSETSRTGIICNEAKNLKLGMNSDYTMFDQVLLDPDLTAGVPRNQYFYTGIDTYMHCFESLSGSYRNVVVDSLAEKAIDICKRVFLSDDMMSDENRELLMIASFLGGMAAGFVGVVHPISAGLSMVLHMHHGLANCYALSVQEDIYPTEYRDFMTMIERQGIDLPKGICRGLTDAQYTALYEASIVHEKPLTNRLGPDFKKILTKENVIERFKRM